One Rhodococcus sp. P1Y DNA window includes the following coding sequences:
- a CDS encoding acyl-CoA dehydrogenase family protein, giving the protein MSFVESEEQKGLRAAVSSLGKRYNYIDYVLPNARKGEPLTELWNEAGKLGFLGVNLPEEYGGGGAGIYELALVQEELSAHGAGLLLVVVSPAICGTIIGKYGTEDQKRTWLTALADGSKIMAFGITEPDAGSNSHQITTTARRDGSDWIVKGSKIYISGVDQADAVLIVARTEDSKTGKLKPALFIVPTDSEGFQKTRMEMDIIEPDHQFTLFLDDVRLPAEALVGEADAALMQLFAGLNPERILGAAMAVGMGRYALDAAVKYANERTVWKTPIGAHQGISHPLAQIKIELELAKLMMQKAAVLYDSGDDFGAAEAANMAKYAAAEASIKALDQAIQTHGGAGLTEEYGLAAMLGAARIARVAPVSREMILNFVSQHSLGLPRSY; this is encoded by the coding sequence ATGAGCTTTGTCGAATCCGAAGAGCAGAAGGGGCTGCGGGCCGCGGTCTCCTCGCTGGGCAAGCGGTACAACTACATCGATTACGTCCTTCCGAACGCGCGTAAAGGTGAACCGCTCACCGAATTGTGGAACGAGGCAGGCAAACTCGGATTTCTCGGCGTAAACCTCCCCGAGGAGTACGGCGGCGGCGGTGCGGGAATCTACGAGCTGGCGCTCGTGCAGGAGGAACTCTCCGCGCACGGCGCAGGGCTACTGCTCGTGGTGGTCAGCCCTGCAATCTGCGGCACCATCATCGGGAAGTACGGCACCGAGGACCAGAAGCGGACGTGGCTCACCGCGCTCGCCGACGGCTCCAAGATCATGGCCTTCGGTATCACCGAGCCGGACGCCGGATCCAATTCGCATCAGATCACGACAACGGCCAGACGCGATGGATCGGACTGGATCGTCAAGGGCAGCAAGATCTACATCTCCGGCGTCGACCAAGCGGATGCCGTGTTGATCGTCGCCCGTACGGAAGATTCCAAGACCGGCAAGCTCAAGCCTGCACTGTTCATCGTCCCGACCGACTCCGAGGGCTTCCAGAAGACCCGGATGGAGATGGACATCATCGAGCCGGACCATCAGTTCACGCTGTTCCTCGACGATGTACGACTTCCCGCCGAGGCGCTGGTCGGTGAAGCCGATGCAGCCTTGATGCAGTTGTTCGCCGGCCTGAATCCCGAACGCATCCTCGGGGCGGCGATGGCCGTCGGGATGGGCCGCTATGCGCTCGACGCTGCGGTGAAGTACGCGAACGAGCGGACGGTATGGAAGACGCCGATCGGTGCGCACCAGGGTATTTCGCATCCGCTGGCGCAGATCAAGATCGAGCTGGAGCTTGCGAAGCTGATGATGCAGAAAGCCGCGGTCCTCTACGACTCCGGCGACGATTTCGGTGCAGCCGAGGCCGCCAACATGGCCAAGTACGCGGCGGCAGAGGCAAGCATCAAAGCACTCGACCAGGCGATCCAGACCCACGGCGGCGCAGGTCTGACCGAGGAATACGGCCTCGCGGCGATGCTGGGCGCCGCACGTATCGCTCGCGTGGCCCCCGTCAGCCGAGAGATGATTCTCAATTTCGTGTCTCAGCATTCGCTCGGACTGCCCAGGTCGTACTGA
- a CDS encoding acetyl/propionyl/methylcrotonyl-CoA carboxylase subunit alpha: MTITSVLVANRGEIARRVFATCRAEGIDTVAVFSDADEKSPHVRDADVAVRLPGNSSSETYLRGELVIAAAVQAGADAIHPGYGFLSENAEFAQQVQNAGLIWIGPPVKAIELMGSKVESKKMMHDAGVPVLTQLDPATVSEGELPVLVKASAGGGGRGMRIVREMNKLTEEIEAAQREALSAFGDGTVFVERYIETGRHIEVQVMADRQGTVWAVGERECSIQRRHQKVVEEAPSPLVERIDGMRERLFDAARLATEALRYEGAGTVEFLADDKGNFFFLEMNTRLQVEHPVTECTTGLDLVALQIDVAAGNPLPAIQPATRGHSIEVRLYAEDPSQDWQPQSGPVHRFEIPGAQFSVLDKAGVRVDSGVETGSVVGTHYDPMLAKVISFAPTRDQAANLLAKSLQKATIHGLKTNRDLLVNILRHPAFLAGDTDTAFFDTHGLEVLSQSIAQGRALELSALAAALADAADNRSSAPVNRGLPSGWRNLPSQPQRKTYNDITVEYSLGRYGLVTDLGGVTLVSNTPTLVVLDDNKIRRTFQVSRYGRDVFVDSALGPVRLVRSPRFTDPTEEVAAGSLLAPMPGSVIRVAAAQGDTVTAGQPILWLEAMKMEHTVTSPTDGVLTELNVIQGQQVEVGAVLAVVIEGES; this comes from the coding sequence ATGACTATCACTTCAGTACTCGTCGCCAACCGCGGCGAAATTGCCCGGCGCGTCTTCGCCACTTGCCGCGCCGAAGGTATCGATACCGTCGCTGTCTTCTCCGACGCGGACGAAAAGTCGCCGCACGTACGGGACGCCGATGTAGCAGTCCGGCTACCGGGTAACTCGTCGAGCGAGACGTACCTGCGCGGTGAACTCGTCATCGCCGCAGCGGTCCAAGCCGGCGCCGATGCGATCCATCCCGGCTACGGATTTCTCTCGGAGAACGCCGAATTCGCACAACAGGTCCAGAACGCCGGACTGATCTGGATCGGACCGCCGGTCAAGGCCATCGAACTGATGGGCTCGAAGGTCGAGTCCAAGAAGATGATGCACGACGCCGGCGTCCCGGTCCTCACACAACTCGACCCAGCTACCGTGAGCGAGGGCGAGCTCCCGGTGCTTGTCAAAGCCTCCGCAGGTGGAGGTGGGCGCGGCATGCGCATCGTCCGTGAGATGAACAAGCTGACCGAGGAAATCGAAGCGGCGCAGAGGGAAGCGCTCTCGGCGTTCGGTGACGGCACCGTGTTCGTCGAGCGCTACATCGAAACCGGACGCCACATCGAGGTCCAGGTCATGGCCGACCGTCAGGGAACCGTATGGGCGGTGGGGGAGCGTGAGTGCTCGATCCAGCGTCGCCATCAGAAGGTCGTGGAGGAGGCGCCGTCGCCGCTCGTCGAGCGGATCGACGGTATGCGCGAGCGGTTGTTCGACGCGGCCAGGCTCGCCACCGAGGCTCTTCGGTACGAAGGGGCAGGCACCGTCGAGTTCCTCGCCGACGACAAGGGCAACTTCTTCTTCCTCGAGATGAACACACGACTTCAGGTGGAGCACCCCGTCACCGAATGTACGACGGGTCTCGACCTGGTTGCGTTGCAGATCGACGTGGCAGCGGGTAACCCGCTTCCGGCGATACAGCCTGCGACGCGAGGTCACTCCATCGAGGTTCGGCTGTACGCCGAAGACCCCTCGCAGGACTGGCAGCCACAAAGCGGCCCGGTGCATCGATTCGAGATCCCCGGCGCGCAGTTCAGCGTGTTGGACAAGGCCGGCGTAAGGGTGGACTCAGGCGTCGAGACAGGCAGTGTGGTCGGGACGCATTACGACCCCATGTTGGCCAAGGTCATTTCCTTCGCGCCCACCAGGGACCAGGCTGCGAATTTGCTCGCGAAGTCGTTGCAGAAAGCCACGATTCACGGACTGAAGACCAATCGTGATCTGCTCGTCAACATTCTTCGGCACCCGGCTTTCCTGGCGGGGGACACCGATACTGCGTTCTTCGATACCCACGGTCTCGAGGTCCTGTCGCAGTCGATCGCCCAGGGTCGTGCGCTCGAGCTCTCGGCTCTTGCGGCTGCGCTGGCCGACGCCGCCGACAACCGAAGTTCGGCGCCGGTGAACCGGGGTCTACCCAGCGGTTGGCGTAACCTTCCGTCGCAACCTCAGCGGAAGACGTACAACGACATCACCGTCGAATACTCTCTCGGCAGGTACGGACTGGTGACCGATCTGGGCGGCGTGACTCTGGTATCCAATACCCCGACCCTAGTGGTGCTCGACGACAACAAGATTCGGCGAACATTCCAGGTCTCACGGTATGGTCGAGACGTCTTCGTCGACTCCGCACTCGGGCCGGTTCGGCTCGTCAGATCCCCTCGTTTCACCGACCCCACCGAGGAAGTCGCGGCGGGCTCTCTGCTCGCACCGATGCCGGGTAGCGTCATCAGAGTTGCTGCAGCGCAGGGTGACACCGTCACTGCGGGGCAACCGATCCTGTGGCTCGAAGCGATGAAAATGGAACACACGGTCACGTCCCCTACCGATGGCGTGCTCACCGAGCTGAACGTCATCCAGGGGCAGCAAGTAGAAGTCGGCGCAGTCTTGGCCGTGGTAATAGAAGGAGAATCATGA
- a CDS encoding acyl-CoA carboxylase subunit beta yields the protein MSVLKSTLDTASEQFVGATEAMNTKLAEIDAEHAKALLGGGEKYVARHKKRDKLLARERIELLIDEDSAFLELCPLAAWGSDFPVGASTVMGIGVVSGVECLIVANDPTVRGGASNPWTLKKGFRANDIATQNRLPVISLVESGGADLPTQKEVFIPGGRMFRDLTQLSAKGIPTIALVFGNSTAGGAYIPGMSDHVVMIKERSKVFLAGPPLVKMATGEDSDDESLGGAEMHARKSGLADYFAVDEQDAIRIGRSIVKRLNWKKKGPEPRAEVIEPLADPEDLLGIVPTDLKIPFDPREVIARIVDGSDFDEFKPMYGGSLVTGWAELHGYPIGILANARGVLFSEESQKATQFIQLANRSNTPLLFLHNTTGYMVGREYEEGGMIKHGSMMINAVSNSKVPHISILLGASYGAGHYGMCGRAFDPRFLFAWPSSKSAVMGGAQLAGVISIVGRAAAEARGQAFDEEADAGLRAMIENQIEAESLPMFLSGRLYDDGVIDPRDTRTVVGMCLSAIATAPIEGTENFGVFRM from the coding sequence ATGAGCGTGCTGAAGTCCACCCTCGACACCGCGTCGGAGCAGTTCGTCGGTGCGACCGAGGCGATGAACACCAAACTCGCGGAGATCGACGCCGAACACGCGAAAGCGCTTCTCGGCGGCGGTGAGAAGTACGTTGCACGGCACAAGAAGCGCGACAAACTCCTCGCTCGCGAGCGGATCGAACTGCTCATCGACGAGGATTCTGCGTTTCTGGAGCTCTGCCCTCTCGCAGCGTGGGGCAGCGACTTCCCCGTCGGCGCCAGCACGGTCATGGGGATCGGCGTCGTCAGCGGTGTCGAATGCCTCATCGTTGCCAATGACCCGACGGTCCGCGGCGGTGCCAGCAACCCGTGGACCCTGAAGAAGGGTTTCCGCGCCAACGACATCGCGACGCAGAATCGTCTCCCCGTCATCTCTCTCGTCGAGTCCGGTGGCGCCGACCTGCCGACGCAAAAGGAAGTCTTCATTCCGGGCGGACGGATGTTCCGCGATTTGACGCAGCTGTCCGCCAAAGGAATTCCGACGATCGCCCTGGTCTTCGGCAACTCCACCGCGGGCGGCGCGTACATCCCCGGTATGTCCGACCACGTCGTGATGATCAAGGAGCGCTCCAAGGTGTTCCTCGCGGGGCCGCCTCTGGTGAAGATGGCGACCGGCGAGGACTCGGACGACGAATCACTCGGCGGCGCTGAGATGCACGCCCGAAAGTCTGGACTCGCCGACTATTTCGCAGTCGACGAGCAGGACGCCATTCGCATCGGCCGCAGTATCGTCAAGAGGCTGAACTGGAAGAAGAAGGGGCCCGAGCCGCGCGCCGAAGTGATCGAACCGCTTGCCGACCCCGAGGATCTTCTCGGCATCGTCCCCACGGATCTGAAGATCCCCTTCGACCCGCGCGAGGTGATTGCCCGGATCGTCGACGGATCGGATTTCGACGAGTTCAAGCCGATGTACGGCGGTTCGCTCGTCACCGGTTGGGCCGAACTGCACGGGTACCCCATCGGCATCCTCGCCAACGCCCGCGGCGTCCTGTTCAGCGAGGAGTCGCAGAAGGCGACGCAGTTCATCCAGCTGGCGAACCGTTCGAACACTCCGTTGCTGTTCCTGCACAACACCACCGGCTACATGGTGGGCAGGGAGTACGAGGAGGGCGGCATGATCAAGCACGGATCGATGATGATCAACGCCGTGTCCAATTCGAAGGTTCCGCACATCTCGATCCTGCTCGGCGCCTCCTACGGAGCCGGTCACTACGGTATGTGCGGTCGAGCATTCGACCCCCGGTTCCTGTTCGCCTGGCCCAGCAGCAAATCCGCCGTGATGGGCGGTGCGCAGCTGGCAGGCGTCATCTCGATCGTCGGACGTGCCGCCGCCGAAGCCCGCGGCCAAGCCTTCGACGAGGAGGCCGACGCCGGACTGCGCGCGATGATCGAAAATCAGATCGAAGCCGAATCGCTGCCGATGTTCCTCTCCGGACGCCTCTACGACGACGGCGTCATCGACCCCCGTGACACCCGCACGGTAGTGGGAATGTGCCTGTCGGCCATCGCCACCGCCCCGATCGAAGGCACCGAGAACTTCGGCGTCTTCCGGATGTGA
- a CDS encoding acyl-CoA dehydrogenase family protein: protein MTIWTTPERQQLRKTVRSFVEQDIAPHLNQWETDGELPRELHKKAASLGLIGAGFPEEVGGDGGDLADAVVICEEMHQAGASGGLFASLFTSGIALPHLVAAGDPDQIDKWVRPTLAGDKIGSLAITEPGGGSDVGHLRTKAVKDGDHYVVNGAKTYITSGCRADFVVTAVRTGGDGAGGVSLLVIEKGTPGFEVTSKLDKMGWRASDTAELSFVDARVPVSNLVGAENSGFAQIAQAFLTERIALAAQAYASAQRCLDLTLQWVRDRETFGKPLIKRQSVQNTVTEMARKIDIARVYTRNIVERSLEEDNDFIAEVCFAKNTAVESGEWVANQAVQLFGGLGYMRESEVERQYRDMRILGIGGGTTEILTGLAAKRLGYQA, encoded by the coding sequence ATGACCATCTGGACCACCCCCGAACGCCAGCAGCTCCGCAAGACCGTGCGCAGCTTCGTCGAACAGGACATCGCGCCGCACCTGAACCAATGGGAGACCGACGGCGAACTGCCACGCGAGCTGCACAAGAAGGCTGCGTCGCTCGGGCTCATCGGTGCAGGCTTTCCCGAGGAAGTCGGCGGCGACGGCGGCGACCTCGCCGACGCTGTCGTCATCTGCGAGGAGATGCATCAGGCCGGAGCGTCGGGCGGACTGTTCGCGTCGTTGTTCACGAGCGGAATCGCGTTGCCGCACTTGGTTGCAGCCGGAGATCCGGACCAGATCGACAAGTGGGTCAGGCCGACCCTTGCCGGCGACAAGATCGGGTCTCTGGCCATCACCGAACCGGGTGGCGGCTCCGATGTCGGGCATCTTCGTACGAAGGCTGTGAAAGATGGCGACCACTACGTCGTCAACGGTGCCAAGACCTACATCACCTCGGGATGTCGTGCAGATTTCGTCGTCACAGCGGTGAGAACCGGTGGTGACGGTGCCGGTGGAGTGTCACTTCTCGTCATCGAAAAGGGCACTCCCGGTTTCGAAGTGACGAGCAAGCTCGACAAGATGGGGTGGCGGGCGTCGGACACCGCGGAGTTGTCGTTCGTCGACGCACGGGTGCCGGTGAGCAATCTCGTCGGCGCGGAGAACAGCGGGTTCGCGCAGATTGCGCAGGCCTTCCTGACCGAACGAATCGCTCTGGCCGCCCAGGCCTACGCCAGCGCACAGCGTTGCCTCGACCTCACCCTGCAGTGGGTCCGTGATCGCGAGACATTCGGAAAGCCCTTGATCAAGCGGCAATCCGTCCAGAACACCGTGACCGAGATGGCACGGAAGATCGACATCGCTCGCGTCTACACGCGAAACATCGTCGAGCGGTCTCTGGAGGAAGACAACGACTTCATCGCCGAGGTCTGCTTCGCGAAGAACACCGCCGTGGAATCGGGGGAGTGGGTGGCCAACCAAGCCGTTCAACTGTTCGGCGGTCTCGGATACATGCGCGAAAGCGAAGTCGAACGCCAGTACCGAGACATGCGCATCCTCGGAATCGGCGGCGGCACAACAGAAATTCTCACCGGTCTTGCGGCGAAACGATTGGGGTACCAGGCATGA
- a CDS encoding acyclic terpene utilization AtuA family protein produces MSTPAVRIGNCSGFYGDRISAMREMLEGGELDYLTGDYLAELTMLILGRDRMKDATRGYAKTFLRQAEDCLGLALDKGVKIVVNAGGLNPAGLAEALNKLDSGANIAYVEGDDLLSRATDLGLGSPLTANAYLGAWGIVESLKAGADVVVTGRVTDASVIVGPAAHHFGWSRTDYDALAGAVVAGHVIECGTQATGGNYSFFTEIADMGRPGFPIAEIEGDGSSVITKHDGTGGAVSVGTVTAQLLYEITGGRYANPDVTARIDTAVLTQVSSDRVRITEVKGEAPPPTLKVSLNSLGGFRNEFTCILTGLDIDAKAELAQKQFQSWLPVRPKELDWTLVRTDKPNADTEETASALLRCVARDTDPNLVGRQFSAVAVELALASYPGFSLTAPPSNGAPFGVFTAGYVPAEKVPHVAVLPDGTRTDIAQATETRELEPVDEPQLPQRRPEEPTLKVPLGTIAAARSGDKGGNANVGVWVRSDDEFAWLVHALTVEQIKVLLPEAKDLDVTRHVLPHLRAVNFVIDGILGQGVASQARFDPQAKGLGEWLRSRHIDIPETLVFQGQI; encoded by the coding sequence ATGAGCACGCCCGCAGTCAGGATCGGAAACTGTTCAGGCTTCTACGGAGACCGGATCTCGGCGATGCGCGAGATGCTCGAAGGCGGTGAGCTCGACTACCTCACCGGCGACTACCTCGCCGAGCTGACCATGCTCATCCTCGGCCGAGATCGCATGAAAGACGCCACCCGCGGATACGCGAAAACGTTTCTGCGTCAGGCGGAAGACTGCCTCGGGCTCGCGCTGGACAAGGGTGTCAAGATCGTCGTCAATGCCGGAGGTCTGAATCCTGCGGGGCTCGCGGAAGCGTTGAACAAGCTCGATTCCGGTGCGAACATCGCGTACGTCGAAGGCGACGACCTACTCTCGCGCGCAACTGATCTCGGCTTGGGCAGTCCGCTGACCGCCAACGCGTATCTCGGCGCTTGGGGGATCGTCGAAAGCTTGAAGGCAGGCGCCGACGTCGTCGTCACCGGTCGGGTCACCGATGCATCGGTCATCGTCGGACCGGCAGCTCACCATTTCGGTTGGTCGAGAACCGATTACGACGCCTTGGCCGGGGCGGTGGTGGCCGGTCACGTCATCGAATGCGGGACTCAGGCCACCGGTGGCAACTATTCGTTCTTCACCGAGATCGCCGACATGGGCAGGCCGGGCTTCCCGATCGCCGAAATCGAGGGCGACGGCTCGTCGGTCATCACCAAGCACGACGGCACCGGCGGTGCCGTCAGTGTGGGAACCGTCACCGCGCAGTTGCTGTATGAAATCACCGGCGGCCGCTACGCGAACCCTGACGTCACCGCGCGAATCGATACCGCGGTTTTAACGCAGGTCTCGAGCGACCGAGTGAGAATCACCGAGGTGAAGGGAGAGGCTCCTCCGCCCACGCTGAAGGTGTCGCTGAACTCGCTCGGCGGTTTTCGCAACGAGTTCACGTGCATACTCACCGGTCTCGACATCGACGCCAAAGCCGAGCTCGCGCAGAAACAATTTCAGTCCTGGCTTCCCGTGAGACCCAAGGAACTCGACTGGACTCTCGTGCGCACCGACAAGCCGAACGCAGACACCGAAGAGACCGCGAGTGCATTGCTCAGGTGCGTCGCGCGCGACACCGACCCGAACCTCGTCGGTCGCCAGTTCTCAGCGGTTGCAGTGGAACTCGCCCTCGCGAGCTATCCAGGATTCTCGCTCACCGCACCGCCGAGCAACGGGGCCCCTTTCGGGGTGTTCACTGCGGGGTACGTACCGGCGGAGAAGGTTCCCCACGTCGCGGTGTTACCGGACGGAACCCGAACCGATATTGCTCAGGCTACCGAGACGAGAGAGCTCGAACCTGTCGACGAGCCGCAACTTCCGCAGCGGCGACCCGAGGAACCGACACTGAAGGTTCCTCTCGGAACAATCGCTGCCGCCCGCAGCGGCGACAAAGGCGGCAATGCCAACGTCGGGGTGTGGGTACGCAGCGACGACGAGTTCGCCTGGCTGGTACACGCTCTGACAGTCGAGCAGATCAAGGTCCTCCTCCCAGAGGCGAAGGACCTCGACGTCACCCGCCACGTTCTCCCGCACCTCAGAGCCGTCAACTTCGTCATCGACGGCATCCTCGGCCAAGGCGTCGCATCGCAGGCCCGCTTCGACCCACAAGCCAAGGGGCTCGGCGAATGGCTGCGTTCCCGTCATATCGACATCCCCGAAACTCTTGTATTCCAAGGACAAATATGA
- a CDS encoding TIGR03084 family metal-binding protein: protein MADLDSIVDDLRAEGDALDALVADLTDRQWSTPTPAAGWTVAHQIGHLSWTDNVAERTTAGAAGDADAKAEFDVAVKRAWSDPTGFVDSSAAEEARNPDLLATWRTRRHTMAEALAKVPAGVKIPWFGPPMSAASMATARLMETWAHGQDVADALGITREPTERIRGVAHIGVRTRDFAYAVNQQTPPTEPFRVELTSPLGELWTWGPGDAPQRVTGSAADFCLLVTQRAHRDDLDIRADGADAQHWLTIAQAFAGPPGPGRPTR, encoded by the coding sequence ATGGCCGACCTCGACTCCATCGTCGATGACCTCCGCGCCGAGGGCGACGCCCTCGATGCACTGGTCGCCGACCTCACCGACCGACAATGGTCGACGCCGACTCCGGCTGCCGGATGGACCGTCGCTCATCAGATCGGGCATCTCTCCTGGACCGACAATGTCGCCGAGCGCACGACAGCGGGTGCGGCAGGCGACGCCGATGCGAAGGCGGAGTTCGACGTCGCAGTGAAGCGCGCATGGTCGGATCCGACCGGATTCGTGGACAGCTCAGCGGCAGAAGAGGCCCGAAACCCCGACCTCCTGGCGACGTGGCGTACCCGCCGGCACACGATGGCCGAGGCGCTGGCGAAGGTTCCGGCCGGGGTGAAGATCCCCTGGTTCGGACCGCCGATGAGCGCCGCATCGATGGCAACCGCGCGGCTGATGGAAACGTGGGCGCACGGCCAGGACGTCGCCGACGCGTTGGGCATCACCCGAGAACCCACCGAGCGCATCAGAGGCGTCGCGCACATCGGTGTTCGCACCCGAGACTTCGCGTACGCAGTCAACCAACAGACCCCGCCGACCGAGCCGTTCCGGGTCGAGCTCACCTCCCCCTTGGGCGAGCTCTGGACCTGGGGCCCCGGTGACGCGCCTCAGCGCGTCACCGGCTCGGCGGCGGACTTCTGCCTACTCGTCACTCAGCGTGCCCATCGCGACGACCTCGATATTCGTGCGGACGGCGCCGACGCTCAGCACTGGCTCACCATCGCCCAAGCCTTCGCAGGCCCTCCAGGACCAGGACGACCCACGAGATGA
- a CDS encoding endonuclease/exonuclease/phosphatase family protein → MKYARAISAVIAVAMLTACTSVEENEVTSVRIATFNASLNRAAEGQLTSDLSGENEQARAAADVIVENAPDILLVNEFDYSPGAVDLFRENYLGGAYPYSFTAPVNTGVDSGLDLDSDGAVGGPGDAFGFGQFPGQYGMVVLSKYPILLDSVRTFQTFLWKDMPNSLLPREYYGANADSLRLSSKSHWDVPVDVDGKTVHILASHPTPPSFDGPEDRNGKRNHDEIRLTADYIDGADYLYDDNGVRGGLDGDASFVVLGDQNSDPVDGDSVAGSIQQLLDNPRVQDPTPTSDAGDGTDTADFSDPVPGDLRVDYALPSDDLTVVESKVYWPIDAGHPSDHRLVWVDLKTS, encoded by the coding sequence GTGAAATACGCGCGCGCCATTTCAGCCGTCATCGCCGTCGCTATGCTGACGGCATGCACTTCGGTCGAGGAAAATGAGGTGACCAGCGTTCGGATTGCGACGTTCAACGCAAGCCTCAATCGCGCAGCCGAAGGGCAGTTGACTTCCGATCTGAGCGGCGAAAACGAACAGGCCCGCGCGGCCGCAGATGTCATCGTCGAGAACGCCCCGGACATTCTTCTGGTCAACGAGTTCGACTACTCACCGGGTGCCGTCGACCTGTTTCGCGAGAACTACCTCGGCGGTGCCTACCCATATTCGTTCACGGCACCGGTGAACACGGGCGTCGATTCCGGCCTCGATCTCGATTCCGACGGTGCCGTGGGCGGCCCCGGCGACGCGTTCGGTTTCGGTCAGTTCCCCGGCCAGTACGGGATGGTGGTGCTGTCCAAGTATCCGATTCTTCTCGATTCGGTCCGAACGTTCCAGACTTTCCTGTGGAAGGACATGCCGAATTCGCTTCTGCCACGTGAGTATTACGGTGCGAACGCCGACTCTCTTCGGCTGTCGAGTAAATCGCATTGGGATGTGCCAGTCGATGTCGACGGCAAGACCGTGCACATTCTGGCGTCCCACCCGACGCCGCCGTCGTTCGACGGACCCGAGGATCGCAACGGGAAACGCAATCACGACGAGATCAGGTTGACCGCCGACTACATCGACGGAGCAGATTACCTGTACGACGACAACGGAGTTCGCGGCGGGCTGGACGGCGATGCCTCGTTCGTCGTGTTGGGCGACCAGAACAGCGACCCGGTAGACGGCGATTCGGTGGCCGGGTCGATCCAGCAGCTCCTCGACAATCCCCGCGTCCAGGACCCAACCCCGACCTCGGACGCAGGAGATGGAACCGACACCGCCGACTTCTCCGATCCGGTCCCCGGTGACCTGCGGGTCGACTACGCCTTGCCCTCCGATGATCTGACGGTCGTCGAGTCGAAGGTCTACTGGCCCATCGACGCCGGTCATCCGTCGGATCACCGCTTGGTGTGGGTCGATCTGAAGACCTCGTGA
- a CDS encoding GNAT family N-acetyltransferase translates to MRSKQLIDTPRDAPWITRSMVDPLVAFPVGVAGFHGAPDEAGMVEIGYRVAPDLRRRGYARRSVETLLHVARGQLDVKTVRATISPDNLPSLALIRSFGFVESGEQWDEEDGLEIIFEISSSEAHLRCDLLPFGSAQSLTDRASARDIPGHRRRMRLRVHASHAAGNRAMVGDENSDDVVDLPDRQPCRSRGEAWCRRLGRGDGSKEACCCNGECRNRKRGSDA, encoded by the coding sequence ATGAGGAGCAAGCAGCTCATCGATACCCCCAGGGACGCGCCGTGGATCACGCGATCGATGGTCGACCCTCTCGTCGCGTTTCCGGTTGGCGTGGCAGGCTTCCACGGCGCTCCCGACGAGGCGGGGATGGTCGAGATCGGCTATCGGGTCGCCCCCGATCTACGTCGACGGGGCTATGCACGGCGATCCGTGGAAACGCTGCTCCACGTTGCGCGTGGTCAGCTGGATGTGAAAACGGTTCGCGCGACGATCAGCCCTGACAATCTCCCCTCGTTGGCCCTCATCAGGAGCTTCGGGTTCGTCGAGTCAGGGGAGCAATGGGACGAGGAAGATGGGCTGGAGATCATCTTCGAGATTTCGTCGTCGGAAGCGCACTTACGCTGCGATTTGCTGCCTTTCGGCAGCGCTCAGAGCCTTACCGATCGAGCGTCAGCTCGGGACATTCCGGGGCATCGTCGCCGAATGCGCCTACGGGTTCACGCATCCCACGCTGCCGGCAACCGAGCAATGGTCGGGGATGAGAATTCGGATGATGTCGTCGATCTGCCCGATCGTCAGCCCTGCCGATCCCGTGGTGAGGCTTGGTGTCGCCGGCTCGGCAGAGGCGACGGGAGCAAGGAGGCATGTTGCTGCAACGGTGAATGTCGCAACCGCAAGAGAGGGTCGGACGCCTGA